The Longimicrobium sp. genome has a segment encoding these proteins:
- the nth gene encoding endonuclease III, producing MLDRLHAEYPDSRCSLDHDTPLQLLVATVLSAQTTDAAVNRVTPALFARFRTAADFAEATQEEMEEHLKTLNFFRNKSRSLIGLGRALVERFGGEVPASMEALVTLPGVGRKTANVVLGVGFGIAEGVVVDTHVKRNAARLGLTKEEDPEKIETDLVALLPPERRVIFTHLLIDHGRAVCTARRAFCERCVVAELCPSAPAAYRQAAAAPAVSDAMEPVPA from the coding sequence GTGCTCGACCGGCTGCACGCGGAGTACCCCGACAGCAGGTGCTCGCTCGACCACGACACGCCGCTGCAGCTGCTGGTGGCCACGGTGCTCTCCGCGCAGACGACGGACGCGGCGGTGAACCGGGTGACACCCGCGCTCTTCGCCCGCTTCCGCACGGCCGCGGACTTCGCGGAGGCCACGCAGGAGGAGATGGAGGAGCATCTCAAGACGCTCAACTTCTTCCGCAACAAGAGCCGGTCGCTGATCGGCCTGGGCCGCGCGCTGGTGGAGCGCTTCGGCGGCGAGGTGCCGGCCAGCATGGAGGCGCTCGTCACACTCCCCGGCGTCGGCCGCAAGACCGCGAACGTCGTCCTCGGCGTGGGCTTCGGCATCGCCGAGGGCGTGGTGGTGGACACGCACGTCAAGCGCAACGCCGCGCGGCTGGGGCTGACGAAGGAGGAAGACCCGGAGAAGATCGAGACGGACCTGGTCGCGCTGCTCCCCCCCGAGCGCCGGGTGATCTTCACGCACCTGCTGATCGACCACGGCCGCGCCGTCTGCACCGCGCGCCGGGCGTTCTGCGAGCGCTGCGTCGTCGCCGAGCTGTGTCCCTCCGCGCCGGCGGCCTATCGCCAGGCCGCGGCGGCGCCGGCCGTATCCGACGCGATGGAGCCGGTGCCGGCCTGA